In Festucalex cinctus isolate MCC-2025b chromosome 5, RoL_Fcin_1.0, whole genome shotgun sequence, a single genomic region encodes these proteins:
- the htr7c gene encoding 5-hydroxytryptamine receptor 7 isoform X2 — MFNTSGIELPLNKKEEISEVTNGTWQLFYNVLQNIGPATMRNESCGEQLLHFRRPEKIIIGALLAIITAVTVMGNTLVVIAVCVVKKLRQPSNYLLVSLAVADLSVAIVVMPFVIVTDLTGGKWLFGEVFCNIFIGMDVMCCTASIMTLCVISVDRYLGITRPLTYPARQNGQLMAKMILGVWLVSASITLPPFCGWAKNVHTAGVCLISQDIGYTIYSTAVAFYIPMLVMLFMYYKIFRAARKSGAKHRFTDFSRRERLETVTNEALRMQGLKPPGVAEECAALSRLLNRERRNISIFKREQKAATTLGVIVGVFTVCWLPFFILSTARPFICGVVCSCVPIWLERTLLWLGYANSLMNPFIYAFFNRDLRSTYRDLLRCRYRNINRRLSAVGVHEALKV, encoded by the exons ATGTTCAACACTTCGGGTATTGAGCTTCCTTTGAACAAGAAGGAGGAGATTTCCGAAGTTACCAATGGCACCTGGCAGCTTTTTTACAACGTCCTGCAGAACATCGGCCCCGCAACCATGCGGAATGAGTCTTGCGGGGAGCAACTGCTGCATTTCAGACGCCCGGAGAAGATCATCATCGGGGCGCTGCTGGCCATCATCACGGCGGTCACCGTGATGGGAAACACGCTGGTCGTCATCGCGGTGTGCGTGGTCAAGAAATTACGGCAGCCTTCCAACTACCTCCTGGTGTCTTTAGCTGTGGCCGACTTGTCCGTGGCCATCGTGGTGATGCCGTTTGTTATCGTGACTGACCTCACCGGGGGCAAGTGGCTCTTTGGCGAGGTGTTTTGCAACATATTCATCGGCATGGATGTAATGTGCTGCACTGCCTCCATCATGACCCTCTGTGTGATCAGCGTCGACAG GTACCTTGGGATCACACGACCCCTCACCTACCCAGCGCGGCAAAATGGTCAGCTGATGGCAAAGATGATCTTGGGCGTGTGGTTGGTGTCCGCATCCATCACGTTGCCGCCCTTCTGCGGCTGGGCCAAGAACGTCCACACAGCCGGCGTGTGCCTCATCAGCCAAGACATTGGCTACACCATCTATTCCACAGCCGTAGCCTTCTACATCCCCATGCTGGTGATGCTGTTCATGTATTACAAAATCTTCCGGGCGGCGCGCAAAAGTGGCGCCAAACACCGCTTCACCGACTTCTCTCGCCGGGAGCGCCTGGAAACGGTGACCAACGAGGCGCTGCGAATGCAGGGCCTCAAGCCGCCCGGCGTGGCGGAGGAGTGCGCCGCCCTGTCCCGACTGCTGAACCGCGAACGGAGGAACATCTCCATTTTCAAACGGGAGCAGAAAGCGGCCACAACGCTGGGGGTGATCGTGGGAGTCTTCACCGTGTGCTGGCTGCCGTTCTTCATCCTGTCCACCGCCAGGCCCTTCATCTGCGGGGTGGTGTGCAGCTGCGTGCCCATCTGGCTGGAGCGCACGCTGCTCTGGTTAGGCTACGCCAACTCCCTGATGAACCCCTTCATCTACGCCTTCTTCAATCGAGACCTACGCTCCACTTACCGCGACCTCCTCCGCTGCAGGTACCGCAACATCAACCGCCGGCTTTCGGCGGTGGGCGTGCACGAAGCCCTCAAGGTCTAA
- the htr7c gene encoding 5-hydroxytryptamine receptor 7 isoform X1: protein MFNTSGIELPLNKKEEISEVTNGTWQLFYNVLQNIGPATMRNESCGEQLLHFRRPEKIIIGALLAIITAVTVMGNTLVVIAVCVVKKLRQPSNYLLVSLAVADLSVAIVVMPFVIVTDLTGGKWLFGEVFCNIFIGMDVMCCTASIMTLCVISVDRYLGITRPLTYPARQNGQLMAKMILGVWLVSASITLPPFCGWAKNVHTAGVCLISQDIGYTIYSTAVAFYIPMLVMLFMYYKIFRAARKSGAKHRFTDFSRRERLETVTNEALRMQGLKPPGVAEECAALSRLLNRERRNISIFKREQKAATTLGVIVGVFTVCWLPFFILSTARPFICGVVCSCVPIWLERTLLWLGYANSLMNPFIYAFFNRDLRSTYRDLLRCSCLADLDETASQLFTLKRRHGPEIAPLVVNGVSYRARG from the exons ATGTTCAACACTTCGGGTATTGAGCTTCCTTTGAACAAGAAGGAGGAGATTTCCGAAGTTACCAATGGCACCTGGCAGCTTTTTTACAACGTCCTGCAGAACATCGGCCCCGCAACCATGCGGAATGAGTCTTGCGGGGAGCAACTGCTGCATTTCAGACGCCCGGAGAAGATCATCATCGGGGCGCTGCTGGCCATCATCACGGCGGTCACCGTGATGGGAAACACGCTGGTCGTCATCGCGGTGTGCGTGGTCAAGAAATTACGGCAGCCTTCCAACTACCTCCTGGTGTCTTTAGCTGTGGCCGACTTGTCCGTGGCCATCGTGGTGATGCCGTTTGTTATCGTGACTGACCTCACCGGGGGCAAGTGGCTCTTTGGCGAGGTGTTTTGCAACATATTCATCGGCATGGATGTAATGTGCTGCACTGCCTCCATCATGACCCTCTGTGTGATCAGCGTCGACAG GTACCTTGGGATCACACGACCCCTCACCTACCCAGCGCGGCAAAATGGTCAGCTGATGGCAAAGATGATCTTGGGCGTGTGGTTGGTGTCCGCATCCATCACGTTGCCGCCCTTCTGCGGCTGGGCCAAGAACGTCCACACAGCCGGCGTGTGCCTCATCAGCCAAGACATTGGCTACACCATCTATTCCACAGCCGTAGCCTTCTACATCCCCATGCTGGTGATGCTGTTCATGTATTACAAAATCTTCCGGGCGGCGCGCAAAAGTGGCGCCAAACACCGCTTCACCGACTTCTCTCGCCGGGAGCGCCTGGAAACGGTGACCAACGAGGCGCTGCGAATGCAGGGCCTCAAGCCGCCCGGCGTGGCGGAGGAGTGCGCCGCCCTGTCCCGACTGCTGAACCGCGAACGGAGGAACATCTCCATTTTCAAACGGGAGCAGAAAGCGGCCACAACGCTGGGGGTGATCGTGGGAGTCTTCACCGTGTGCTGGCTGCCGTTCTTCATCCTGTCCACCGCCAGGCCCTTCATCTGCGGGGTGGTGTGCAGCTGCGTGCCCATCTGGCTGGAGCGCACGCTGCTCTGGTTAGGCTACGCCAACTCCCTGATGAACCCCTTCATCTACGCCTTCTTCAATCGAGACCTACGCTCCACTTACCGCGACCTCCTCCGCTGCAG